The genomic DNA TTATAATTTACTGTTACTATTCTTTGTGCTACTTCCAATCTTTTTCCATATAGAGACTTAACATTTACTATTCAAGCTTAAGTGAAAACGTCAGCAAACGTAACAGCTACTTTCCAAATAAATGCAGTTCATGTTCGAACAAGaaactctttcatttttttgaagcataaaaaaaaatttgcagccATGGCATGAAATGAACAATGTTGCTTTTTATAAATGagaaaatatgaaagaaattgAGTCCAAAGGATTTACAGTAGAAATGGTCATTAGATTTGAAAACCACTACACACTTAAACTAACCttagtatatttttaaagtttgttagcACACATATTATAAGTTGGTTTAAACAGACTTTCTCAATGGTATATAAAAGACCATCATAAACTGTTTCACTCCATACAGAGAAGTTGTTTTACAACTACTGCTATTTAGTTATGATGATAAAGGTTAATTGTAAAGtggttatttgtatttatttctatattggAATTGTTTCTAAAAGCTAATAATATGCTGCCAGAGTATACCTCAGCAAATGGTGTCTTGCATGATAGGTTataaagtgtttctcaaccactcagGATTAgaataactgtaaatattgtaatatacaaattcaatacatattgtgtgtgtgtatatatatatatatatatatatatatatatatatatatatatatatatatatatatatatattgaaatatgcGAAATTAAATATCACATTGCTGGCAGAATGGGTTAGGTTTCCTACAATACAGCTTCAGTGCCCTAGTTCGAATCATAGCACAGGTCATGTCTGAGTGGGGTTTTCCCAGATACTTCATATGTTAAGTTAACTGGGAAATATAAACTGTTCCAGTATGAGTGAGTATTTTCTGGGTGCCTGAGCATGCCCTGAAATGGCCTACTATCCCACCCAGAGTTAGTCACCCAGTACTACATACCCCTGCAACCGAGAATTCCCAGATAGCAAATTTCATCTGGCCCAAATCTGGTCCACTTCTGCTAGGACTTTCTGGCCCACTTACCACATGGATTGATGGCAAGAGAGTGGACCACATCCGGATGCCGCATCCcagccaaaacaaaattaaaactcagCCAAAACTCAGCCAAACCTGCCGAAGTCTGCCCAGCACTGAACCAGATGAAAATTAACTGGGCCTCATGTGGGCCACAGGTCAGATTTTCACTTtgctcatttaaatataattaaaataatttaaatatataattaatataattgtatataatttataaattataaatataatttataatttaaatataattatacacCCTAGTAATATAATTATAAGTAGTAGTAAATATGGAGTAaataatattataactatatactatactatatagttCTATACTATTCTATATTCTATATGACTATAGTATTACATAGTATAATAGTATATAGTATTTTAAGTTACACTATTACTTATTTAAATACCAATTATTTACTCTTACTTTCCATATATGCTATCCGACTATTATCTACTGCATATCTTTAATATGAACAAACAAACCCAAATACGCATATTTaaacttattacattttattgtcatatacagtgtAATGCATTTCAACAAACAGAACAATCCTGAATCTGCATTACATAATCAGTAACAAAATTACTAATACTAAAGTTTGTAGATGtgacaataaaagtaaatgttttatttatatagaaaacaaacaaaacaaagttccttGCGTTTCTGacatatccaaataaataaaccacCATGACAAAATAGTctataatacatttacaatttatACAGTTTTACATTACCATTTTCTTATGAATCATGTGAGCATACAcatggaaaaataacaaataagccTGTATGTGCCTAAAAAACATCACATAGGTGAGATACACATattataaaatagatttttacTTTACATATTGAACTTAATTTTAACTGTTGTCTTGCacaatgaattatttaaataaacaaagaggGAAAGGTTTCCTAAATGTAAGTCTTtaaaacaagcacaaaacaagAATGTATCAAACAGTGATGGTAAaaatttcagtcaacaaaatgtacaaacattaattttataaagtCCGTGATTGGATACCCACTATTACACACAGTTCCAGATGGTGCCTGATGTTAGAACTCAGAAAGCATTGAATGAGCACTAATCTCTTTGGGAAGGTTGTGGCAGATCAAGGTATCACATTTGTCCAGCTTGTCCTCAGCAAAGGTTTAGAAGGCTGGTCTTAATGATGACTTGAAAGAACATGCATTTCACCTGCAGCCAAGAAATCAACAgttgatcagttacttgaaaTTATACAatttcctaattaacttcttactAGACGTGTTTGAGGGTTGATAGTGCTCACCTGATTCTTGATAGCTGTTCTTTCTCTGACGCTCCATTCTTGCTCGTCTCCCTCCATCCCTATCTGCAGCCAGATGAAGCCATCTCTTAATCCACATTTCTATTTCCTGAGTTGTGGCTCTTGATGTTACAGAGTTTCTTCGTACTGCATCTAAAGAACAGTCATTATACAGTCTGAGTCAATCAGCAGTTGATACTTGGTTATTTGTCAGACATGAGCATTGACTGCATCCAACCATAATGGTAAAGAAACAGGCTGCAAGTGCAGGCTAtgtctttgttgtttattttcagtaAACAAAGCGACTATATAAAATGTAGTTGTATTCTGAcaagaaacaatatttacaaCTAGAGATATTTGTacaatacagtatttgcattCGTTACTGCCTAAATGACTGGCTTTAAATACTTCCCTGTAGTTAGTTCACAAACATGACCAATTGCTTATCACTAATGTTTAACCCGATTACAGGTTAGCATCACTGCTGGCTGAAGACTTTAAGACCCAAAGTAGAATTTTATTCTGTACAAATAGATTGCACTCTGATGCAAAAGCTTCTTtccctctctctgtgtctctggaGAACAAGCTGGGgtatgcaaaaatgacaaattcctaatgtaAGAACTTgtatatggaaaataaagtaaagtAGTTATCATACATGGCTataatttccctttattttttaacaccatttagtattttgcctgatatatttcatttaatgttgaatgttaaacaTTAGatctttccccccccccccccccattcaacTGGGGTTTCCTTGGTGGCCGGAGGGCCCTGAGCAGCCACTTAGTTTGTTTACATCTTGACCTGGctattaaaaaagtgtttgtgtgttaaGGTTTTTTCAAACAGTAGTTTCTGACAAGGAAAGTGACATTTAATAAGGAACAATTGTCCATGTCAATGTGAAACTTAAGATGGTTAATGCAGAGAACATGTACACTTTTTATCTGGTCATAATGCATATAGTTTACCTTTAATAGCTTGATTTattgtaaacaaacaacaaaaagataCTCATCTCACAGAAATTTTCAGTCACAGGTTACTTCATTTTAAATGGCAGTGTATGCATATTGAAATCATTATAAATACTCACCAATCACAATATCCTTAATGTGAAGgctatgaaaacatgtttttccatttattcCCCTCCAGTTAAGTTGTTTGGCCAATGAATTGGTGAAAGTTTGCCTCATGATTCTCCACACCGTGTCTCTCACATCAATGCCTCCTTGAATCCCAAGCAATGTAATCTGCCAAAggtttacagaaagaaaaaaaaataattcactggAGTTCATAACTTCTTAAAATGCTCGATGCAATAGAAACATTAGGAGGAATCGGAACAAGCAACAAAGTAAAATATACTAGAAGTTCAAGCACCTATGTTTTTAGGTAGCTTTCCAATAAAGCTAATATAGGTggagctatataataaaatgtacatgcTGAATCTTTGGGGTAAACTTGGACATGGGACTCCAAGCACCATTTGATATGATATGCCAGcagtgtcaaataaaaaaaagcttttgacagTCCTTTAGTATATTGTCATGCCCAATACTGACGGCCTTTACAGATGTTATCTGTGGTCAGACATGTCAAGTTATGAgcacttcatttaattttcaacaaAGATTTGACTACAGTAGCAGTCTTCAATACTCCCAAAAACTGACAACCATGCTCGGATAGGAATTTTttcagtccttttaaaaatgtaatgttgtagACTGTTAAAAGCTTTTCTgatttaaataattaacaatatatttattttttaactatgcCTACGATTTTGACTACACATCACAGCTTGTGCATATCTGATGAGCACCATTTGGGCATTTAAGACAATACAACTTGAAGCTGTCGTTGTTTGAAGGTATATGTTTCAGTTGTTATTAAAAAAGTTCTTccttactagttttttttttaaatctccacCAACCGCTAGGTCACTTTCAAGCTGTTGCATGGATGTGAGATCTTGAAGTGGAAGAATGTCTTTTTCCAGCACTGGATCTGAACCACTGTCACTACAGCATTTCTCATGTAGGTCTTGTAcggtttttaaaatcactttgacTTGCTCCATCATCATTTCCTGCTTAACCTGAATGTTTCGAAGAATGGCTAAAACAATGTACAAACACCACAAAATTAATATCAAACAAAATAAGATCATAATTGTCACAGACATTTACCAAAGGGGATGAAATGTAAACTAAAAATTGGCatgatgaaaagtggaaaaataaaggaaacagatgaaaagagaatccatccattctcttccgcttatctgaggtcgggtcacgggggcagcagcttgagcagatatgcccagacttccttctccccggccacttcttctagctcttccgggggaatcccaaggcgttcccaggccagccgagagacatagtccctacagcgtgtcctgggtcttaccctgggcttcctcccggttagacgtgcccggaacacctcaccagggaggtgtccaggaggcatcctgatcagatacccgagccacctcatctgactcctctcgatgtggaggagcagcggctctactctgaaaaccttctatgatgaatgaaaacttgggACGGCGTTTTCTCTTGcctggacgtgggtcaccggaGCCCCCCTctagagccaggcctggaggtggggctcgaaggcgagcacctggtggccaggcctgcacccatggggctcggccgggcacagcccgaagaggcaacgtgagtcccccttcccatgggctcaccacctatgggagcggccaaggaggtcgggtgcagtgtgagttgggtggtggctgaaggcggggaccttagcggtccgatcctcagctacagaagctggctcttgggacgtggaatgaaAAGAGAAGGTAAAATCAATTTAGCTGTATTAATGAATAAAGGTAATGAAAAGTGGGTCCTGTGAGAaacattaaatacacacacaaagttgcacagattcaTAATTCTTTTactcaaaatgtaaaacatttaggGTAATTATTTTCGTGCTTCACAGTTGAGTCTGGTTATCAGGGCTTTATTTAAAGTGACAAACACAGAGGCAGCTATATTAAAGAGAAACTGAGATAAAACACTTACGGCCATAAATGTCTTGATTTGGTCCATCATTTTGTTGTGAGGTAGACCAGTGTCTAAATGCAGTATTTGCAATTTCCACACACTCTGGGGTTAGGTGCTCTTCCACTGTAGATGCACTttgatttttgtaatcatttctcAGGCTTTTCATTTCTTGAGTGCATCTTCCACATTCAGTGTACCTACATTCAGAATGTAGCTGAACACTGTCAGGTTGATGCATCCTGCACATTGATTTTGCATTTCGTCCAAGTTCTCCAAGGTCAGCAGATATCTTGGTGGttgattttgaaaatttttgagGAGGGGTTATCTTGGGTGGTGGAGGTAGATGGCTTTTGGGTTTGCTACAGACATCACCGTCACTATCACTATCAAATCTTGTGTTTGCTCTTTGGGAAAAGATTAAGAAATTATTGACAAAATACACAGTTATACAACATACAACTGTACAATTATGAGAAAAAATGCTTTACCAATTTAGACAAATTTTCATGAATTAGCCTTGTGGTAGTTATActaaattaaattacagtatatagataaaatgAGATAACTGGATCATTAAACTTAGTGTTTTCTCTTTAAAAGATCAAGTATTACAGCTTGAAAATTCACTGTATTAACACAAGCAACAGTCGGCAGGTGATGCTACAGTTCAAGCATATTAACTATTTCAGGcttacattttccttctttttgtcctttttggaatttcatcatcttcttcatcttctgctGTCTGCAAATCTGAGTGTCTTTCGGCAACTGGAAGCTTCAGTCTTGCAGTTCTGTAATTATCTGTTAAATTCCAGATGTAAGAGCATTTAGTCTAtaatatggatatacagtactcAGGAATACAATTAtaccagggtggcacagtggtagcactgctgcctcgcagtaaggagacctgggttcctgtcctgggtcttccctgtgtggagtttgcatgttctccccgtgtctgcatgggtttcctccgggtgctccggtttcctcccaaagacatgcaggttaggtgatttggagatcctaaattggccttagtgtgtgtatgcgtgtgcaccctgcgatggactggagccctgtctagggtttgttcctgccttgcaccctgctgggatgggctccagcagacccccgtgacccttttctggatatagtgggctggaagATGACATGATATGATATGACAATTATaccaaatattataaatacaaacCTGTCGTGTACATAACTTCAACCTTAAatgattttcagttttctttcgtCTGCTCTTTATTTATTATAGCCTTATGGATATCTCCAGTTTTATATGGTGGCCAAGCACACACTCCATTGGATACCCAATTGGATGGCACCAACTCAACTTCATTGCATTCCGAAAAATTCACAATGTGATACATAGCCtacaaaaattactaaaaacaaagatttttttaaaacatttataaaagtcCTTGATAAATGCACTTACAACATGCATGCATGCTTACAATTACTAATCAAAtataagtaacaataataatacatatgattaatatatacagtaaattatattaGTTAAACATGATTTCATTTGTACAGTTGAAATAATCAAATTTGCTTACCTAGCAACTTCACACACCACCATAAATCAGTCCAGAATATAAAGAATGCAAGTGGTGGGGTGATGAGAGTTTAAAAAACTAATTAGAAAAAGCACTTATGAACTCTGTAACACAACAGGaaggaagaaacaaacaaaaaaaaatactgtaccaattaatctgtatttactgtatatgaagtagGGGGATTACAAGATATTTGTCATCTAGTGGCAAACGGACATATTTCAGCATGCCAGAACCAATAGGTAAACACTGAAGATTTGAGGAAAGCTTGGACACAACAAAAATCCCCAGGTATGAAGAATCAATTGGATATTCAAAAAATACGGCCTTGTGTTGGTATTCCTGACAGACAACATATTCCCTGTCTTCATGCACAATTATATTTTGAACTATGACAATTTTattatcaattttaatacaggaaTCCCCTGTAGAAACTTTGATGACAAATCCATTAAACTCCACCTCTTTAAACTGGAGTACTACCTCAAAGTGTAATGGAACTggaccatctgaatgttgcattTTAAACCTCTTTTGAGGGTGTATGCTAAaatcagaatttaaatgcaagaagTCAAGCTCTGAAATCCTACGTATAACCTGTGTTAAAGGACAGTGAGGTCGTCTAAccattttctttagctttcttAGATAATTTTCAAATGGAAAACCTGATATAACATCCAAACTACCATGGACTTTAACATCTTGACTTAAATGAGTTAGCCCATGTACATTATAGCTGACAAACTCAGGACCATATAACTCACTAAAATGCTTGACAAATGCCACTAGCAAAGAGTTAGCAAAATCATTCATAGTTGAACAGTACTCAGGACTTGCTAAAATGTATATACCCACAGAGAGCAGCATGAAATTTTGATACACCTCAGAGTGAAATATCTCTCTCAAAACAACTGGACCCGTGTACAATAAGAATTGTCTCAACTCAGTTGCTTTCCACCGTAGTCTTTCAAAAAGTGAACGGGGCTTCCTTGCAAACTCGTTAAGTTGGTAGTGTTATGTGGTTTCATTCCTATCAGAAATTAACGACACTTGACTGGCTGAAACACGGCACTGTAGTGGGCCATTGCTTCCTATCCACAAATCCAAGAGACGTCTCATTACTCCTAAGCATACAAGGTGCATGTAATCATGCGGGAATCCCTTAATCATATCTATGATTTCTGAGAGAGGTGAAGATTCTACATGGTGTGCATCATCATCTAATGTTTTAAATGATTCACCTGTTCGAAGACTTGCAGTGGTTTCTGGAAATGTCATACGGTGGTTTACATATACTCCTTTTTGTACACACTTATCACAACTGTGATATCCAGTGTGTGATTTTATGCCCTTAATAAAGGCTCTAGCAGGTGCATCGCAAACAACTGAAGATAAAgtgatgaaaaatgtttttcctttcacaggaaatccttttccaattgtttttaactcattaacTAGAGCACTCAAGTATTCAGAAAGTGAGTTTGGTTTTGAACATCCACAGAACAATGCAATCAAAACTGGAATCTTGATATAATTCTTAACAATTCCAAGAACTGGCCAAAACTGAAGTGAAGAACTCTTAAAAATAGGAAGCCCATCAAAATTAAGTTGCAAATTAAAAGTGTGTCCACTTGGAACAGTTGACCATACCTTTTCAAAGAAAGCTCTCAGAGAATGTTTAATGCCAAAGTAATGAAATGAACCACCACCAAGCATTTCAACTGTGTAAGCAGTCTTAGTTTTCAGTAAGGACCTTGCATCTTTTGGCAAAAAAGCATGATTAATTCTGAGTATAGTTAGTAATGCAGATAAGGCAATTAAAGGGATACTGAACTGAACAGCCCAATTTCTCAAACTTGCCTGGAGGGTGTCCTGGTAATCGTTCTGCCCACAATCAAAGTTATCATCACTGTCACTCTCTGACTGACTGGATTCCAAATCATCACAAGAACAACCAAACTGAGAAGTTTGAATCTCATCCACATGTATTTCACTGTGAGTGATTTCAATCCCACCACTAACCTGCCTTTCATTCTCCAATGAATCTATCAACTTATTCACCCTCTTTATAGCCCTTTTTCTCAGATTAATGCGTTTTACATTCCATTTTGCCCTGTCCATATTACCATGAAATACCAAAATATACCTGTCAATGCCCAACTACTGTTCAAtgctgcaaaagaaaagaaagggacaagaaaatattatttatataacgtATACATAGTGCTACGATTCAAGGCTTATACAGTGACAAACTACATTATGAGATAAACGTTGCCTCCGTTCTGATTGGAACATTGTAAAAAGCTCCAATTGAGCACTCATTATTTGTCAAGACATACCTTAACAAAGTTTAAGTCTGATGCCACCTCCACCATTGTGCGTCTTTCActctataaaaataaactcaCATTCGCGGGTTTTTACGTTTGCACTTCCGCTCATGCTAACTAAACGCACTAACAGCGAAAAATCTCGGTGTTTCTAAGCGGTTAAAAACTTAATATATCACGTGCTAAAATAAATACCGAATTTTAACGTTACTTGCTTGCCTTCGTCACcgcttattatatttaatatctgGATATCATaagtatttaagtaaaaaaaaaagcccgCCGAATAATTTAAAATGGCTTATATAACAGTTTAAGCACGTTACAGCACCTTGCATACTATGCAATTAATTGGTTACGTTTTtcataatataaacattttaacatgaaCGATAATAACCAAcacataatatattaaataatcgAATATTAACTTACCGTTTCACCATCAGTCAACTACAAACTTTAGTGTCTGACTGAACGGGCAACTGTTCGTCACTCAAGGTGTTCCCTCATTGGCTAACGTGAACGTCAGAAGGCAGTCTGATAATTATCTCAATGGCTGGCCACAATGTCAATCAaagaaattaccttttttttttaagcacagatTGAGAAAATTCGAATCCACAAAAAGGCTGAAAGCAGTCATGGCAGATGCTGGATACTTGTTGAAAATTCTGCCCGCCGTTTATAGTGTTTAAAATTTGCAGAAAGTTTGTAAAGTTCACGATAtttcatccttgagatgtgtttttgtttgtacttGTCACAAAGAAACGAgatttctcaaataaataaataaaaaaactccgTGGTCAGTCTGATATTTACATGCATTTTGTAGCCGGCTCTTAACCACACCATCTtcgattttgaaatgaaaaaaatatatatattgacatatgctaactgtaaatattgcattttattttaaagacaccTCACCATGACCCGTCACTGCCCTATTCTGAGTCATGCATCCAATGGCAGAACTATGCTAATGGCCCAGTACTGGCCCACATATGCCGTACCGGAAGCTGATTTGGCGGATTCATAAACTGTGCGCCACATGTGGCCCATATCCATCATGCCGCTGCCAGAAGTGAACCAGAGGTGCCAGTTTTAAACCAGATGTGGCCCACTTGCGGCTGCTATCTGGGTTGGATTAAGCAGCTTTGGTAATAGACTGATGAAAACACCTCACTATTTGAATCACCATCAGAGAGATTCAAAGTAGTCTTGATTAATATCTTCTTGAGCTTCCTGTGGGCAGTTGTTGCCATCTTGGATATTTCTTCAGGTTGGTTTAATTTCAAATCAGTTTTATGCCAAAAAATCTCTTTGCTTTTATATCACTGAAAATACTAACAATAATTTTATCTTTGCACTATTTATTGTTAACATTTAAAGAACCTAAATAATTAAACTCTCTCACCTGCTTAAACCTTTCCCTTTCTCTATTTGTTGTAGTATTTTCCTGTATTAGTTCACTATCCACTGATGCACACTCCTGACTGTTGTCTTCATATTTATCTTCATATCACTGGGTGTCATCACTTTTTGTAGACCTTAGTTAGTGTCTGTTACCAAAGCTTAGTCACCTGAAAACCTTAAACCATTTAATTGCTCACCATTCACCGTCAACTTATTCATTATTTCTGAGCACATTTAGCATAGCAAAGCCTAAAGAAAGCATCCTTGTCTCAAAACAGCATTACATTTTGTTTCTCCCCCTTTCTGACATAATTACTAATGACTATCCTCTGTACACAACTTACAGAATCACTTACATACAGAACAGTACCGTAATTATTACTTTCATACATGTAAAACTATTGCTGTACATGCTGTCATTTTTTATACTCCATCATGGTGTCTTTCTTTTCAAGCATCCTAGTACTGTATTCTGGACACTACTGTACACGCTCTCTCCACCATACATGCCTTTACCCCTTTTATTATATACTAATTCAGTATCTACCATGCCTGAgccatttacatatatttaaattcTATATAAAATTCTATACAAGATATGACACACAAAGGATATATTTGTCCTCTTGGTGAACAACGTGTTATTGTATGGAATGTTCCAATGTTCATTATAAACATAATTAAAGTACTGTAACTGCTCTTTCTAAAAGTACAGCAACCTTAGCTTCATGGTTACAAATTTAGTTATTAAAAATGACACTAAtcttttgaaaaatgagaatgagggaacgtctgtggaattattttttatttatctaaacAGAAAAACCTATAGCTTGGATTTCTGAAACAAATTTCATTATATTCCTTGCTCCTGACAGAACAGAAGCAGTGGCACCCTGTACCAGCTGATACCATGAAAAATTTTAATGTGCTATAAAAAAACTGATTTGAAACAGCAGTTTCTATAGAAGCATCTTGTTCTCAACAAGTATATTTTGTAGTTCAGCAAAAAGTTTTAAATTTGTTGCAACACAGCTGGATATTTTATACTGCTAAATTCATTTTGGTAATTGACATAAACTGAATAATGACTACTCAAGGCTTAA from Erpetoichthys calabaricus chromosome 5, fErpCal1.3, whole genome shotgun sequence includes the following:
- the LOC114665242 gene encoding uncharacterized protein LOC114665242 codes for the protein MYTTDNYRTARLKLPVAERHSDLQTAEDEEDDEIPKRTKRRKIANTRFDSDSDGDVCSKPKSHLPPPPKITPPQKFSKSTTKISADLGELGRNAKSMCRMHQPDSVQLHSECRYTECGRCTQEMKSLRNDYKNQSASTVEEHLTPECVEIANTAFRHWSTSQQNDGPNQDIYGPILRNIQVKQEMMMEQVKVILKTVQDLHEKCCSDSGSDPVLEKDILPLQDLTSMQQLESDLAVGGDLKKKLITLLGIQGGIDVRDTVWRIMRQTFTNSLAKQLNWRGINGKTCFHSLHIKDIVIDAVRRNSVTSRATTQEIEMWIKRWLHLAADRDGGRRARMERQRKNSYQESGEMHVLSSHH